Proteins from a single region of Psychrobacter cryohalolentis K5:
- the gatB gene encoding Asp-tRNA(Asn)/Glu-tRNA(Gln) amidotransferase subunit GatB has protein sequence MNTATTTDNNAVRKHDVRKELFVDGYEVVIGIEIHCQLNTESKIFSSAPTDFGHEPNSQASIVDLGLPGVLPVLNAGVVDRALKFGIGVNAELGLFNTFDRKNYFYPDLPKGYQITQMANPIVGEGYIDVVVNEGEKNEYPKRMGITRAHLEEDAGKSVHDAVDGMTGVDLNRAGTPLIEIVSEPDMRSAHEALAYIKAIHQLVTWLGISDAIMAEGSFRCDCNVSIRKPGAELGTRTELKNLNSFRFIERAINREIERQIDILEDGGKVVQATMLYDPERDETRVMRTKEDANDYRYFPDPDLLPVRIEQHTVDSIRAAMPELPVARRARFEEALGLSEYDARILTGSRQIADYFENVVAEVGQADAKMAANWVMGDLLGALNKDDKEITDSPISAKQLAGMLSRIKDDTLSGKLAKKVFSALYEREGGDADDAADKIIEEKGLKQETDTGAIKAIVEDVIAKNAAMVEEYRGGKEKAFNGLVGQVMKASRGSANPQQVNQILKELLG, from the coding sequence ATGAATACAGCAACTACTACTGATAACAACGCCGTTCGCAAACACGATGTTCGTAAAGAGCTATTCGTCGATGGTTATGAAGTGGTCATCGGTATCGAGATTCACTGTCAGCTGAACACAGAAAGTAAGATATTCTCGAGCGCGCCGACTGACTTTGGTCACGAGCCAAACAGCCAAGCCAGTATTGTAGATTTAGGCTTACCGGGTGTCTTGCCAGTGCTAAATGCTGGTGTGGTTGATCGTGCGCTAAAATTCGGTATCGGCGTCAACGCTGAGCTGGGTCTATTTAATACTTTTGACCGCAAAAACTACTTTTACCCTGATTTACCGAAAGGCTATCAAATCACCCAGATGGCCAACCCTATCGTTGGCGAAGGCTATATAGATGTCGTGGTCAATGAAGGTGAAAAGAACGAATATCCAAAACGTATGGGTATCACCCGCGCGCATCTAGAAGAAGATGCTGGTAAATCAGTACACGATGCCGTCGATGGTATGACGGGCGTGGATCTAAACCGCGCTGGTACGCCTTTGATTGAAATCGTCTCTGAACCTGATATGCGCTCAGCTCACGAAGCACTGGCCTATATCAAAGCCATTCATCAGCTGGTCACGTGGCTAGGTATCTCAGATGCTATCATGGCAGAAGGCTCATTCCGCTGTGATTGTAACGTCTCTATCCGTAAACCTGGTGCTGAGTTGGGGACGCGTACTGAGCTTAAGAACTTAAACTCGTTCCGCTTCATCGAGCGTGCCATCAATCGCGAAATCGAGCGTCAGATTGACATTTTAGAAGACGGCGGTAAAGTTGTACAAGCAACGATGCTTTATGACCCAGAGCGCGACGAAACTCGTGTTATGCGTACCAAAGAAGACGCCAATGATTATCGCTACTTTCCTGATCCTGACTTGCTACCTGTGCGTATCGAGCAGCATACGGTTGATAGCATTCGTGCAGCGATGCCTGAGCTACCGGTTGCCCGCCGTGCGCGTTTTGAAGAAGCGCTTGGTCTTTCAGAATATGACGCTCGTATTTTGACTGGTAGCCGTCAAATTGCTGATTACTTTGAAAATGTGGTCGCAGAAGTTGGGCAAGCAGATGCCAAAATGGCAGCTAACTGGGTAATGGGCGACCTACTCGGTGCGTTGAATAAAGATGATAAGGAAATTACTGACTCCCCTATCAGCGCCAAGCAATTGGCTGGTATGCTATCACGCATCAAAGACGATACCCTATCTGGCAAACTGGCTAAGAAGGTCTTTAGTGCCTTATATGAGCGCGAAGGTGGCGATGCTGATGATGCAGCAGATAAAATCATCGAGGAAAAAGGTCTTAAGCAAGAAACCGATACGGGCGCTATCAAAGCCATCGTTGAAGACGTCATTGCTAAAAATGCAGCGATGGTTGAAGAGTATCGCGGCGGTAAAGAAAAAGCCTTCAATGGTTTAGTTGGTCAAGTAATGAAAGCCAGTCGCGGTAGTGCCAATCCACAGCAAGTCAACCAAATTCTGAAAGAGTTACTGGGTTAA